One Phoenix dactylifera cultivar Barhee BC4 chromosome 8, palm_55x_up_171113_PBpolish2nd_filt_p, whole genome shotgun sequence genomic window carries:
- the LOC103707331 gene encoding mitochondrial dicarboxylate/tricarboxylate transporter DTC, with translation MGEAKPKSQAGVWNTVKPFANGGASGMLATCVIQPIDMVKVRIQLGQGSALQVTKKMLAQEGFGSFYKGLSAGLLRQATYTTARLGSFRVLTSKAVEANDGKPLPLLQKAFIGLTAGAIGACVGSPADLALIRMQADATLPLAQRRNYKNAFHALYRIIADEGVLALWKGAGPTVVRAMALNMGMLASYDQSVEFFRDSLGLGEVSTVVGASAVSGFFASACSLPFDYVKTQIQKMQPDATGKYPYTGSLDCAVKTLKSGGPFKFYTGFPVYCVRIAPHVMMTWIFLNQIQKIEKAAGL, from the exons ATGGGGGAGGCGAAGCCCAAGAGCCAGGCCGGAGTTTGGAACACCGTCAAGCCCTTCGCCAATGGTGGGGCTTCCGGGATGCTCGCCACCTGCGTGATCCAGCCAATCGATATGGTCAAG gtgaggatccaattgGGTCAGGGATCGGCACTCCAAGTGACAAAGAAAATGCTCGCCCAAGAGGGATTTGGCTCGTTTTACAAG GGATTGTCAGCTGGTTTACTAAGGCAAGCTACTTACACAACTGCACGGCTGGGATCCTTCAG GGTGTTGACAAGTAAAGCAGTTGAGGCGAATGATGGGAAACCACTACCTCTACTACAGAAAGCTTTTATTGGGCTGACAGCTGGAGCAATTGGAGCATGTGTTGGCAGTCCAGCTGATTTGGCACTCATCCGAATGCAGGCAGATGCAACTTTACCTCTAGCACAGAGGCGAAACTATAAAAATGCCTTCCATGCGCTCTATCGTATTATTGCCGATGAAGGGGTTCTAGCACTTTGGAAAGGTGCAGGCCCTACTGTAGTTAGAGCAATGGCATTAAATATGGGCATGCTTGCCTCGTATGATCAGAGCGTCGAGTTTTTCAGAGATTCACTTGGTTTGGGGGAAGTTAGTACTGTAGTTG GGGCTAGTGCTGTTTCAGGATTCTTTGCTTCAGCTTGCAGCTTACCTTTTGATTATGtcaaaacacaaatacaaaagaTGCAGCCAGATGCAACTGGGAAATATCCATACACTGGATCGCTGGACTGTGCTGTGAAGACCTTGAAAAGTGGCGGACCTTTCAAATTTTACACTGGGTTTCCTGTTTACTGTGTGAGGATCGCTCCCCATGTCATG ATGACATGGATATTTTTgaaccaaatccagaagattGAGAAGGCAGCGGGATTGTAG
- the LOC103707330 gene encoding calmodulin-binding receptor kinase CaMRLK-like has product MPPSPDLLPLLLLLLLSFFSYSHSSCDPSERELLSRAFSSVSGFQPPRPDSRCAKIREIKLPNRNLSGTVSWTLLRNISSLQILDLSGNALEGSIPARFWSDSALLEVNLAANRFGGALRIEQGPAGTYPPPIKVLDLSGNRFTSAVGLEDLKGLKHLDVSNNSMAGDFPKDFPPLAGLGFLNVSFNNFTGVVEPEVLEKFGSSAFIKAGSLNFSSSARDAPSPAPSSLVSRGKKSITKGREGALRMGVTVAAASLVVFSLLAYVLYAVMRKRKGRKDEWNGEEPAASAAAAAVGKEAGWVAEARWTAPVVVFDKPLMALTFADLAAATSGFGRESQLAEGGRSGPAYRAVLPGDMHLVVRVLEAAREVDEKEAAAAFRDLARLRHPNLLPLTGYCIAGREKLLLYEYMEKGDLHRWLHELPAACPDVEDRSIETWEIHHGEERRPPPGASASVGDWPTRHRIALGIARGLAFLHQGWVGSRQAAVHGHLVPTNILLGEDLEPRIADFGVATGEGTADGDVYSYGVVLMELVTGRAGWSDAEVGWTRMLVREGRVAEAVDPRLREWPEWEKEAVECLRVGYLCTAESPEKRPTMQQVVGLIKDVRPCSTAAATATSSFSSSSH; this is encoded by the exons ATGCCACCCTCTCctgatctccttcctcttctcctcctcctcctcctctctttcttctcctacTCCCACTCCTCCTGCGACCCATCAGAGCGCGAACTTCTCTCCCGCGCCTTCAGCTCCGTCTCAGGTTTCCAGCCCCCCCGGCCCGACTCAAGATGCGCCAAGATTCGGGAGATCAAACTCCCCAATAGGAACCTCAGCGGCACCGTATCTTGGACGCTCCTGCGGAACATCTCGAGCCTCCAGATCCTCGACCTCTCCGGAAATGCTCTCGAGGGCTCCATCCCTGCCCGCTTCTGGTCCGACTCGGCTCTCCTCGAGGTCAACCTCGCCGCCAACCGCTTCGGTGGCGCCCTCCGGATAGAACAGGGCCCCGCCGGCACGTATCCACCCCCTATTAAGGTCCTCGACCTCTCCGGCAACCGGTTCACCAGCGCGGTGGGCTTGGAGGACCTCAAAGGCTTGAAACATCTCGATGTTTCTAATAACTCCATGGCCGGGGATTTTCCCAAAGACTTCCCACCGCTCGCGGGCCTTGGCTTCTTAAACGTCTCGTTTAATAACTTCACCGGAGTGGTGGAACCCGAGGTGCTCGAGAAGTTCGGGAGCTCAGCTTTTATAAAAGCCGGCTCTCTTaatttctcttcttctgctaGAGACGCCCCCAGTCCTGCTCCCTCTTCTTTAGTTTCTCGTGGGAAGAAAAGCATAACAAAGGGTCGTGAAGGGGCGCTAAGGATGGGAGTTACAGTAGCGGCCGCCTCTCTTGTAGTATTCTCTCTATTGGCTTATGTGTTATATGCGGTGATGAGGAAGAGAAAGGGACGGAAGGATGAGTGGAATGGGGAGGAACCAGCGGCCTCTGCTGCAGCGGCGGCGGTGGGGAAGGAAGCGGGATGGGTCGCGGAGGCCAGGTGGACGGCGCCGGTGGTGGTGTTCGATAAGCCGCTAATGGCGCTGACGTTTGCGGACCTGGCAGCGGCCACGTCGGGGTTCGGGAGGGAGTCCCAACTGGCGGAGGGCGGCCGGAGCGGGCCGGCATACCGGGCGGTGCTCCCTGGGGACATGCACTTGGTGGTCCGGGTGCTGGAGGCCGCCCGCGAGGTGGACGAGAAGGAGGCGGCCGCCGCCTTCCGCGACCTCGCCCGCCTCCGCCATCCCAACCTTCTTCCTCTCACCGGCTACTGCATCGCAG gaagAGAGAAGCTACTGCTATACGAGTACATGGAGAAGGGGGACCTCCACCGGTGGCTCCACGAACTCCCGGCGGCCTGCCCCGACGTCGAGGACCGGAGCATCGAAACGTGGGAGATCCACCACGGGGAGGAGAGAAGACCGCCGCCGGGGGCATCGGCGTCGGTGGGGGACTGGCCGACGCGGCATCGGATCGCGCTAGGGATCGCGCGGGGGCTGGCTTTCCTCCACCAGGGGTGGGTTGGCTCGCGGCAGGCCGCGGTCCACGGCCACCTCGTCCCGACCAACATTCTTCTCGGCGAGGACCTGGAGCCCCGGATCGCCGATTTCGGGGTGGCGACCGGCGAGGGCACAGCGGACGGGGACGTGTACAGCTACGGAGTGGTGCTGATGGAGCTGGTGACGGGGAGGGCGGGGTGGTCGGACGCCGAGGTCGGGTGGACTCGGATGCTGGTTAGGGAGGGGCGGGTGGCGGAGGCGGTGGACCCCAGGCTGAGGGAATGGCCGGAGTGGGAGAAGGAGGCGGTGGAATGCCTCCGGGTGGGGTATCTCTGCACCGCCGAGTCGCCGGAGAAGCGGCCCACCATGCAGCAGGTAGTGGGTCTCATCAAAGACGTGCGCCCTTgctccaccgccgccgccactGCCACTTCATccttctcatcttcttcccattAA